GCGGACATATGCTATTCGAATGGAAGGATCCTTAGTTGATATCCAAAAAAGAATGGGCCGAACGTGAAACTATTGTTGACAATTAATGACGACCTTTGATAATATCAATATGTTATTGTTTGTAGCACCCACCTGTGCTACAACCGCACAGAATAGGTTAAAGTTCGGATTCAGTCCGACACCTGTACTGGCGAGTCTGAGTTAAAATAGGAGGTGCAGAGAATGTACGCAATTATCGAAACTGGTGGAAAGCAAATCAAAGTTGAAGAAGGACAAGCGATTTACGTTGAAAAGTTAAACGCTCAAGAAGGCGAAACTGTAACGTTCGACAAAGTTCTTTTCGTAGGCGGAGACGACGTGAAAGTTGGTAGCCCAACTGTTGCAGGTGCGACTGTTACAGCGAAAGTTGAAAAGCAAGGTCGTGCGAAAAAGATCATCGTTTTCAAATACAAAGCGAAAAAGAACCAACGTAAAAAGCAAGGTCATCGTCAGCCATACACTAAAGTTGTGATTGAAAAAATCAACGCGTAAGGCTGTTACGCATGATTAAAGTTCATGTTAACCGTTTGAACAACGGGACGATTCACTCATTTAAGATGACAGGACACGCGTACTATGACGATCCTGGAAAGGATATCGTATGTGCAGGAGCATCTGCTTCTTCTATCGGTGCTGTCAACGCACTTGAAGAATTAATAGGTGTCATTCCGATCATTGAGATGGGTGATAAAGGATATTTATATGTGGAACTTCCGGCTGATTTATCAACTGATCAGTATGAGAAGGCTCAATTATTGTTAGAAGGTATGCTCGTTACGCTGAAAAGCATTGAACGAGATTACGGACAGTATATTCGTATATACGACAAAAGATCATAGGAGGTGGACCGAATGCTAAGACTAGATCTTCAATTTTTCGCGTCTAAAAAAGGTGTAGGTTCTACGAAAAACGGTCGTGACTCTATCGCAAAGCGCCTTGGTGCTAAGCGTGCAGATGGCCAATTCGTAACTGGTGGTTCTATCCTTTACCGTCAACGTGGTACGAAAATCTATCCAGGTGTAAACGTTGGTCGTGGTGGCGACGATACGTTATACGCTAAAGTAGACGGTATCGTACGTTTCGAGCGCTATGGTCGTGACAAGAAAAAAGTTAGCGTATATCCAGTAGCGAAAGAAGCTTAATGATAAAAAACTCTAACCTTTTGGTTAGAGTTTTTTATTTGGACCTTTATTAATGAAATACTAAACGCGAAGGTGGCGACTGTCCGGCGTCCTTCGAGCTGTAGACTCGAATACGAGCAGATATCGACCTGTCGACAGTTCGCTAGACGCTAGGAGACGAAACTAGACAGGATTCACAGAGGAAGAAAGTATCTAAAGCGTAATGTTATTTATTCTGTTAAAAAAGGCTGTAAAAGCTACTTCGTTTACGAAAACACCCTTCAACCCAAATTCTAAATATTAAGTTCATCTACTTTCCCCGTTTTCGTTATGTCCACCATATCAACTTCGTCCTCCTCCTTTTTTAATTCATTCATCCAAGTGTTATGGAAAAAGATTTCAGTTCTATCAAAGTTTCACCTTATCTTCTCAAGAAAACTTTGTTATAATTTGTGTACATATAGAATGTACAATAGCGATTGGAATAGGAGTGGGATTGTGAAAAAGTATGAAGATTCATGGAGTATTGTTGAATTGTTAAGCCACTCCAGACATGATTGGATGAATAAGCTTCAGCTTTTAAAAGGGAATTTAGCTTTAAAAAAATACGAACGTGCAAAAGAGATAATCGATGAAATTGTGATGGAAGCTCAACACGAATCAAAATTATGTAATTTACATATGAAGCGGTTTGCGGAATATATTTTAACGCATAATTGGAGGAATCCAGTATTCCCTGTTGAGTTTGTTGTCCTTGGGGAGGCGATGCGTCTAACCAACTTAGACGATCAAATCACGAATTGGACAGAAGTCTTTTTTAATCGAATTGAAAAAGCAGTTGAACCGAATCATGAGCATGAAATGATCATTACAATTGAAACCGATCGTAAAGAGGACATTCGGTTTGTGTTTCAATTTCATGGCATACTACATGATAGAGGGGAATTACTATCTTTTTTAAATGAAAAAACGAATATGCCATTAAATGTACATGTAATAAAAAATGAGTCGTCAGAGATTACGGTTCATGTCACCATAAATTTAGACGAAGTATGCATTCAGTAGGAGGATAACAACATGTTTGTCGATCAAGTCAAGATATATGTTAAAGGAGGAGACGGAGGGAACGGAATGGTCGCCTTCCGTCGTGAGAAATACGTGCCGAAAGGTGGACCAGCTGGAGGTGATGGAGGGAAAGGTGCCGACGTCGTCTTCGAAGTCGATGAAGGATTACGTACGTTAATGGATTTCCGTTACCAACGACATTTCAAAGCGCCGCGTGGAGAGAATGGAATGTCCAAAAACCAGCATGGAAAAAACGCGACGCCTCTCGTTGTTAAAGTTCCACCTGGAACGGTTGTAATGGATGAAGATACGCAAGAAGTAATCGCGGATTTAACTGAGCATGGACAACGTGCGGTCATTGCTAAAGGTGGTAGAGGGGGAAGAGGAAATACTCGCTTTGCAACACCAGCAAATCCAGCTCCAGAGCTATGTGAAAAAGGTGAGCCAGGTGAGGAGCGAAACGTTATATTAGAATTGAAACTACTGGCTGATGTTGGTTTAGTCGGGTTCCCAAGTGTCGGAAAATCCACGTTATTGTCCGTCGTTTCAAGTGCGAAACCAAAGATTGCTGCTTATCATTTTACGACGATTGTTCCGAACTTAGGTATGGTTGAGACAGATGACGGAAGAAGCTTTGTTATGGCTGATTTACCAGGTCTTATTCAAGGAGCTCATGAAGGAGTAGGTCTAGGTCATCAGTTTTTAAGACATATTGAGCGTACAAGAGTTATCGTTCATGTCGTTGATATGTCAGGCATGGAAGGTTGCGATCCATACGAAGATTACGTGACAATTAATGATGAGTTAAAACAATATAACTTACGTTTAACAGAACGTCCACAAATTGTAGTAGCGAACAAAATGGATATGCCTGAAGCAGAAGAGAATCTTCAACAATTTAAAGAAAAGGTTGGAGATGACATTAAGATTATTCCAATTTCTGCTTTCACCCGCCAAGGCATTCGTGACTTATTATTTGAAGTGGCTGACTTACTGGAAGAAACACCAGAATTCCCACTTTATGAAGTGGAAGAAGAGCCGTCTGTTCACCGTGTTGTATATAAATTTGAGAAAGAAGACGATGGCTTTACGATTACGCGTGATAGTGATGGTGCGTTCGTTTTATCTGGAAAACGAATTGAAAAGTTATTCAAGATGACAGACTTTACGCGTGATGAAACCGTTCGACGTTTTGCTCGCCAATTGCGTGGAATGGGTGTAGACGATGCTTTACGTGAAAAAGGAGCACAAGACGGGGACATCGTTCGAATTCTCGAATTTGAATTTGAATTTATTGAATAGAGCAAAGGGCTATTTCGTTTGGATATGTAGAGAAGGCGCGCACAGGTTGCGAAATAATCTGTGCGGCTTACTACATGTGTGAACGCTTTTATAAAAACCAATTGTGGAAAGGAATCGATCTATGAAGGATGAAGTTTTCTATTTAGTTCGAGAAGACGTACTTCCTGAAGCAATGCGGAAAACGTTAGAAGTAAAACAAATGCTCGAGCGCGGTAAGGCAAGTTCCGTACAAGAGGCCGTACAGCGAGTGGATATGAGTAGAAGTGCGTTTTATAAATATCGAGATGCTATCTTTCCTTTTCATACTGTCGTTAAAGAAAAAATCATCACGTTATTTTTTCATCTGGAGGACAGAGCTGGAACGTTATCGAATCTTTTGCAATTAGTAGCAGAATCAGGCTGCAATGTGTTAACGATTCACCAAACCATTCCGTTACAAGGTAGAGCCAATGTAACATTATCTCTAAATACGAACGGAATGAAAGATGACATCAACGATTTATTGACTAACTTGAGAAAACTAGAGTTTGTAGAAAAAGTTGAACTATTAAGTTCAGGAGCATAGGAAGGACGAGTAGAGATGAAGGTTAGTTACCTAGGGCCGAAAGCGACGTTTACTCACTTGGCTGTGACAAGCTTTTTTAGTCCAGAAGTTGAATGCATTCCTTACCCAACGATTCCTAGCAATATGGATGCAGTAGAAAATGGAGACGTGGATTTAGCAATTGTTCCAATTGAGAATGCATTAGAGGGTTCCGTCAACTTAACGGTCGATTATTTAATTCATGAAAAGCCACTGTTTATTGTAGGGGAAATTATCGCGCCAATTGAACAGCATTTAATGGTTCATCCAACTCGAAAGGATGAGTGGGAAAAAATCGAGCGAATCTATTCGCATTCCCATGCAATTGCCCAATGTCATCAATTTCTTCATCGCGTATTCCCCAATGCAGCATACGACTATGCTACTTCGACAGGAGCAGCTGCAAAACATATTCATGACCATCCTGAGGATAATATGGCGGTAATTGCTAATGAACTTGCGGCAAAAGAGTACCATTTACATATTGTCAAACGAAACATTCATGATTACCACCATAACCATACGCGGTTTATATTGTTATATCCGAAGCAGGAATTTAGTGTACCTTGTATGAAGGAGATTGAGAAAACGGGTGATAAAACGACGTTGGTCATCACCTTACCGTCCAATCATGCGGGTTCACTACATCAAGTGCTTTCTGCTTTCTCATGGAGAAAACTAAACATGTCTAAAATCGAATCCCGTCCAATGAAAACGGGATTAGGTGAGTATCTATTCATCATCGACATCGAAGAAAAGATGGATGATGTATTGATACCTGGTGCAATTGCGGAACTTGAGGCGTTAGGGTGTTCCGTAAAAGTGCTAGGGAGCTACCCTTCATATCAACTACATGAAACGACTCAAAAATTATAGCGAACGGAATAAGAAGAGCAGAGGAAGATTTTTATCTCCTCTGCTTTTCTTGTTGTTACAGAAAGTTTACGTTCAATAAAGTGTTAAAGTATTCTCTTTACCGTTTTTTTAGTGTCTAGCTCCAAGCGCCATCTGCTCAGGTCGCTTCGGCCCTACTGTGGCGACGGAAGCCTCCTCGCAGGTCCTCGAGCCCCCTTCGCCCAAGGACTTGCGCTTTGCGCTTTTCTTACGTTATTCGTTGAAAAGAATACCAGCATCAGCAAGTTTTTCACAAACTTCATCTAAGATTTCCTCATTTTGAGCAACGAGTGTATGAATATGAACACCATCCGATAATTCAGATAAAAAGGACGCATTTGTATCCCTTATTTTTTTGAGGAAGTCATGCACCTCTTTTCGGTTACTGACCATGATGGAGGCAGTTAGATCACCGTACACAGGGTGTTCTACAATGACATCCTTTACCGTCACGCCAAAATCGACGATTAATTGTAGTTCTTCTTCCGCTTTCTCTGGACCGTGTTTACATACGACTAACCGTTCTTTTTGATTGGGCTTTTTCGACATTTCATCCATATAAACGTATCCTTGACTTGTAGCGACTATCGGAATTCCCCGAGCTTTCAATAATGAAATATCTTGTACGATGACTTGACGGCTTACGTTTGTTTTGGAAGAGAGCCATCCCCCTGTTAATGGTTTTCCTTCCTCTTGTAACCATTTTAAAATGAGCTCCCGCCGTTTTTCTCCTAGAATTTTTGATTGATTCATATCGTCATCCCTTTCTACAACGTTATTTCTTTCACTGCTTGGATGAATCGATCAAGATCTTCTGTTGTCGTCTCCATCCCGAAAGATAGTCGTATAAAATGATGTT
The Bacillus kexueae DNA segment above includes these coding regions:
- the rplU gene encoding 50S ribosomal protein L21; translation: MYAIIETGGKQIKVEEGQAIYVEKLNAQEGETVTFDKVLFVGGDDVKVGSPTVAGATVTAKVEKQGRAKKIIVFKYKAKKNQRKKQGHRQPYTKVVIEKINA
- a CDS encoding ribosomal-processing cysteine protease Prp yields the protein MIKVHVNRLNNGTIHSFKMTGHAYYDDPGKDIVCAGASASSIGAVNALEELIGVIPIIEMGDKGYLYVELPADLSTDQYEKAQLLLEGMLVTLKSIERDYGQYIRIYDKRS
- the rpmA gene encoding 50S ribosomal protein L27; protein product: MLRLDLQFFASKKGVGSTKNGRDSIAKRLGAKRADGQFVTGGSILYRQRGTKIYPGVNVGRGGDDTLYAKVDGIVRFERYGRDKKKVSVYPVAKEA
- a CDS encoding Spo0B C-terminal domain-containing protein, with the translated sequence MKKYEDSWSIVELLSHSRHDWMNKLQLLKGNLALKKYERAKEIIDEIVMEAQHESKLCNLHMKRFAEYILTHNWRNPVFPVEFVVLGEAMRLTNLDDQITNWTEVFFNRIEKAVEPNHEHEMIITIETDRKEDIRFVFQFHGILHDRGELLSFLNEKTNMPLNVHVIKNESSEITVHVTINLDEVCIQ
- the obgE gene encoding GTPase ObgE, which produces MFVDQVKIYVKGGDGGNGMVAFRREKYVPKGGPAGGDGGKGADVVFEVDEGLRTLMDFRYQRHFKAPRGENGMSKNQHGKNATPLVVKVPPGTVVMDEDTQEVIADLTEHGQRAVIAKGGRGGRGNTRFATPANPAPELCEKGEPGEERNVILELKLLADVGLVGFPSVGKSTLLSVVSSAKPKIAAYHFTTIVPNLGMVETDDGRSFVMADLPGLIQGAHEGVGLGHQFLRHIERTRVIVHVVDMSGMEGCDPYEDYVTINDELKQYNLRLTERPQIVVANKMDMPEAEENLQQFKEKVGDDIKIIPISAFTRQGIRDLLFEVADLLEETPEFPLYEVEEEPSVHRVVYKFEKEDDGFTITRDSDGAFVLSGKRIEKLFKMTDFTRDETVRRFARQLRGMGVDDALREKGAQDGDIVRILEFEFEFIE
- a CDS encoding ACT domain-containing protein, with translation MKDEVFYLVREDVLPEAMRKTLEVKQMLERGKASSVQEAVQRVDMSRSAFYKYRDAIFPFHTVVKEKIITLFFHLEDRAGTLSNLLQLVAESGCNVLTIHQTIPLQGRANVTLSLNTNGMKDDINDLLTNLRKLEFVEKVELLSSGA
- the pheA gene encoding prephenate dehydratase — encoded protein: MKVSYLGPKATFTHLAVTSFFSPEVECIPYPTIPSNMDAVENGDVDLAIVPIENALEGSVNLTVDYLIHEKPLFIVGEIIAPIEQHLMVHPTRKDEWEKIERIYSHSHAIAQCHQFLHRVFPNAAYDYATSTGAAAKHIHDHPEDNMAVIANELAAKEYHLHIVKRNIHDYHHNHTRFILLYPKQEFSVPCMKEIEKTGDKTTLVITLPSNHAGSLHQVLSAFSWRKLNMSKIESRPMKTGLGEYLFIIDIEEKMDDVLIPGAIAELEALGCSVKVLGSYPSYQLHETTQKL
- a CDS encoding transcription repressor NadR, coding for MNQSKILGEKRRELILKWLQEEGKPLTGGWLSSKTNVSRQVIVQDISLLKARGIPIVATSQGYVYMDEMSKKPNQKERLVVCKHGPEKAEEELQLIVDFGVTVKDVIVEHPVYGDLTASIMVSNRKEVHDFLKKIRDTNASFLSELSDGVHIHTLVAQNEEILDEVCEKLADAGILFNE